Proteins encoded together in one Acanthochromis polyacanthus isolate Apoly-LR-REF ecotype Palm Island chromosome 12, KAUST_Apoly_ChrSc, whole genome shotgun sequence window:
- the hapln2 gene encoding hyaluronan and proteoglycan link protein 2, which produces MMKCAVILLLTSCFTWSSAIYTPNRAASKKLKFLLEPPVYPEVAGRRGDNVTLPCILRSKPSHYKIKWTKLQPEHVGPENIIMISNAHAFKPYGNLGQRASLRKAHTMDASLQLRHLELEDGGTYRCELVNGIEDESVDITLRIEGVVFPYQSKNGRYRFTFREAKEACAEQDGILATYSQLYRAWTEGLDWCNAGWLLDGTVHYPIIHPRPVCGGELLPGIRSYGPKDKDHDKFDAFCFTSQNSGSVFYISGSFSFEQAVRACRRVAAELALVGHLYAAWRFRNYDQCDGGWLRDGSVRFPISNPRERCGGIPEAGVRSFGFPNKTTHLYGAYCYR; this is translated from the exons ATGATGAAGTGTGCTGTGATTCTTTTATTAACAAGTTGCTTCACCTGGTCTTCAGCTATATATACCCCCAACAGAGCAG CATCCAAGAAGCTGAAGTTTCTCCTCGAGCCCCCGGTGTACCCTGAGGTTGCGGGACGAAGGGGAGATAATGTCACCTTGCCGTGCATCCTCAGAAGCAAACCCAGCCATTACAAGATTAAATGGACAAAGCTGCAGCCGGAACATGTCGGGCCAGAGAACATTATCATGATCTCAAATGCGCATGCCTTTAAGCCATACGGCAATCTTGGGCAGCGGGCTTCTCTCCGGAAGGCTCACACCATGGACGCCTCCCTGCAGCTCAGACATCTTGAGCTGGAAGATGGCGGCACGTATCGGTGTGAGCTGGTCAATGGCATCGAGGATGAAAGTGTTGATATTACTTTGAGGATTGAGG GTGTGGTCTTCCCATATCAGAGTAAAAATGGTCGCTACAGATTCACTTTCCGAGAAGCCAAGGAGGCTTGTGCTGAGCAAGATGGGATTTTAGCCACATACAGTCAGCTCTACAGAG CCTGGACAGAGGGCCTGGACTGGTGTAATGCAGGCTGGCTCCTTGATGGAACCGTTCATTATCCGATCATTCATCCTCGACCCGTCTGTGGAGGAGAGTTGCTCCCAGGCATCCGCAGTTATGGACCAAAGGATAAGGATCATGATAAGTTTGATGCCTTCTGCTTCACCTCCCAGAACAGTG GCTCCGTCTTCTACATCTCGGGGTCTTTCTCCTTTGAGCAGGCAGTTCGTGCTTGTAGACGCGTGGCAGCGGAGCTAGCATTGGTCGGCCATCTTTATGCCGCCTGGCGTTTCCGAAACTATGATCAGTGTGACGGCGGTTGGCTGAGAGATGGTAGCGTGCGTTTTCCCATCAGCAACCCCAGGGAGCGCTGTGGAGGCATCCCTGAGGCAGGGGTGAGGTCATTTGGATTCCCCAACAAGACAACACATCTGTATGGAGCCTACTGCTATAGGtag